From Streptomyces griseorubiginosus, one genomic window encodes:
- the lpdA gene encoding dihydrolipoyl dehydrogenase, which produces MANDASTVFDLVILGGGSGGYAAALRGAQLGLDVALIEKDKVGGTCLHRGCIPTKALLHAGEIADQARESEQFGVKTTFEGIDIAGVHKYKDGVIAGLYKGLQGLVASRKVTYIEGEGRLSSPTSVDVNGRRIQGRHILLATGSVPKSLPGLEIDGNRIISSDHALVLDRVPKSAIVLGGGVIGVEFASAWKSFGTDITIIEGLKHLAPLEDENSSKLLERAFRKRGIKFNLGTFFQKAEYTQDGVKVTLADGKEFEAELLLVAVGRGPVSAGLGYEEQGVAMDRGYVLVDEYMRTNVPTISAVGDLVPTLQLAHVGFAEGILVAERLAGLKTVPIDYDGVPRVTYCHPEVASVGITEAKAKEIYGADKVVALKYNLAGNGRSKILNTAGEIKLVQVKDGAVVGVHMVGDRMGEQVGEAQLIYNWEALPAEVAQLIHAHPTQNEALGEAHLALAGKPLHAHD; this is translated from the coding sequence GTGGCGAACGACGCCAGCACCGTTTTCGACCTAGTGATCCTCGGCGGTGGTAGTGGCGGTTACGCCGCGGCCCTGCGCGGGGCGCAGCTGGGCCTGGACGTCGCCCTGATCGAGAAGGACAAGGTCGGCGGCACCTGCCTGCACCGAGGGTGCATCCCCACCAAGGCCCTGCTGCACGCGGGCGAGATCGCCGACCAGGCCCGCGAGAGCGAGCAGTTCGGTGTGAAGACCACCTTCGAGGGCATCGACATCGCCGGGGTGCACAAGTACAAGGACGGCGTGATCGCCGGTCTGTACAAGGGCCTCCAGGGGCTCGTCGCCTCCCGGAAGGTCACCTACATCGAGGGTGAGGGGCGGCTCTCCTCCCCGACCTCCGTCGACGTGAACGGCCGGCGCATCCAGGGCCGCCACATCCTGCTCGCGACCGGCTCCGTGCCGAAGTCGCTGCCGGGCCTGGAGATCGACGGCAACCGCATCATCTCCTCGGACCACGCCCTCGTCCTCGACCGGGTGCCGAAGTCCGCGATCGTCCTCGGCGGCGGTGTCATCGGCGTCGAGTTCGCCTCCGCCTGGAAGTCCTTCGGGACCGACATCACCATCATCGAGGGCCTCAAGCACCTCGCCCCCCTCGAGGACGAGAACTCCTCCAAGCTTCTTGAGCGCGCGTTCCGCAAGCGCGGGATCAAGTTCAACCTGGGCACCTTCTTCCAGAAGGCCGAGTACACCCAGGACGGTGTCAAGGTCACCCTCGCCGACGGCAAGGAGTTCGAGGCCGAGCTGCTGCTGGTGGCCGTCGGCCGCGGGCCCGTCTCCGCCGGTCTCGGCTACGAGGAGCAGGGCGTCGCGATGGACCGCGGCTACGTCCTGGTCGACGAGTACATGCGCACCAACGTCCCGACCATCTCCGCCGTCGGTGACCTGGTCCCGACGCTCCAGCTCGCGCACGTCGGCTTCGCCGAGGGCATCCTGGTGGCGGAGCGTCTGGCCGGTCTCAAGACCGTTCCGATCGACTACGACGGTGTCCCGCGGGTGACGTACTGCCACCCCGAGGTCGCCTCCGTGGGCATCACCGAGGCCAAGGCCAAGGAGATCTACGGCGCGGACAAGGTCGTCGCTCTGAAGTACAACCTGGCGGGCAACGGCAGGAGCAAGATCCTCAACACCGCGGGCGAGATCAAGCTCGTCCAGGTGAAGGACGGTGCCGTGGTCGGCGTCCACATGGTCGGCGACCGCATGGGCGAGCAGGTCGGCGAGGCCCAGCTGATCTACAACTGGGAAGCGCTGCCGGCCGAGGTCGCCCAGCTCATCCACGCCCACCCGACGCAGAACGAGGCGCTCGGCGAAGCGCACCTGGCCCTCGCGGGCAAGCCGCTGCACGCGCACGACTGA
- a CDS encoding peptidoglycan recognition protein: MGLVCVVPGLVGVLVLVLCVRGFGSDVGDKDAHRAAVLRPGVVTYSAGRPHIVPRDVWARGDGEANGTARTPPVPRYDDKVVAVFVHHTDSPNTYDCADAPRIIRYLAAGQTGNRDWDDIGYNFLVDRCGTIYEGRAGGVDRPVTGAHTQGFNHRTAGIAALGTFTAGVPVPRAMTDAIAALAAWKLGLAGIDPRATVRLTSSNSLSRYPAGTTVRLPALAGHDDGYMTTCPGAALRARLPEIRQTAARLQGRP, translated from the coding sequence ATGGGGCTCGTCTGTGTGGTGCCGGGGCTCGTGGGTGTTCTCGTGCTGGTGCTGTGTGTTCGGGGGTTCGGGAGCGATGTGGGCGACAAGGACGCGCACCGCGCTGCCGTGCTGCGGCCCGGTGTCGTCACGTACTCCGCCGGTCGGCCGCACATCGTGCCGCGGGACGTCTGGGCGCGTGGGGACGGTGAGGCGAACGGCACCGCCCGTACCCCACCCGTCCCGCGCTACGACGACAAGGTCGTCGCCGTGTTCGTCCATCACACCGACTCGCCCAACACCTACGACTGCGCCGACGCCCCCCGCATCATCCGCTACCTCGCCGCCGGCCAGACCGGCAACCGCGACTGGGACGACATCGGCTACAACTTCCTCGTGGACCGGTGCGGCACCATCTACGAGGGCCGGGCCGGCGGCGTCGACCGTCCCGTCACCGGCGCCCACACCCAGGGCTTCAACCACCGCACCGCCGGCATCGCCGCCCTCGGCACCTTCACCGCCGGCGTCCCCGTCCCCCGCGCCATGACCGACGCGATCGCCGCCCTGGCCGCCTGGAAGCTCGGTCTGGCCGGAATCGACCCCCGCGCCACCGTCCGGCTGACCTCCAGCAACAGCCTCAGCCGCTACCCCGCCGGCACCACCGTCCGTCTCCCCGCCCTCGCCGGCCACGACGACGGCTACATGACGACCTGCCCCGGCGCCGCCCTCAGGGCACGGCTCCCCGAGATCAGACAGACGGCCGCCCGCCTCCAGGGCCGCCCGTGA
- a CDS encoding YafY family protein, which yields MRAARLIKMVLLLQSRPSMTAAELARELEVSERTVTRDAQALSEAGVPVYADRGRAGGYRLIGGYRTRLTGLARGEAEALFLSGVPGALREMGLEDAASAARLKVSAALLPSLSDASRTAAQRFHLDAPGWFTEPKSPELLPVVAEAVWDDRRVTARYRGQEREVERDLEPYGLVLKAGVWYVCARVAQGGSFRVYRIDRFTAVEARADRFVRDEEFDLPGFWAERAEQFARSILRAEVVVRLSPDGVRRLPYAVDPAAAREALAAAGGPDADGWLTLTLPVESEQVAHSQLMGLGPEVEVLAPQSLRARFVDDVARLGRLYGT from the coding sequence ATGCGTGCTGCCCGGCTCATCAAGATGGTGCTGTTGCTCCAGTCCCGGCCCTCCATGACCGCCGCCGAACTCGCGCGGGAGCTGGAGGTGTCGGAGCGGACCGTGACGCGGGACGCCCAGGCGCTGTCGGAGGCGGGGGTTCCGGTGTACGCCGACCGGGGGCGGGCCGGCGGCTACCGGCTGATCGGCGGGTACCGGACCCGGCTGACCGGGCTGGCCCGCGGTGAGGCCGAGGCGCTGTTCCTGTCCGGGGTGCCGGGGGCGCTGCGTGAGATGGGGCTGGAGGACGCGGCCTCCGCCGCCCGGCTGAAGGTGTCCGCCGCCCTCCTCCCCTCCCTGAGCGACGCCTCCCGTACGGCCGCCCAACGGTTCCACCTCGACGCGCCGGGCTGGTTCACCGAGCCCAAGTCGCCGGAACTGCTGCCGGTCGTCGCCGAGGCGGTGTGGGACGACAGACGGGTCACCGCGCGCTACCGCGGCCAGGAGCGCGAGGTCGAGCGGGACCTGGAGCCGTACGGACTCGTCCTCAAGGCGGGGGTCTGGTACGTGTGCGCGCGGGTCGCGCAGGGCGGTTCCTTCCGGGTCTACCGGATCGACCGGTTCACGGCGGTGGAGGCCCGCGCCGACCGTTTCGTACGGGACGAGGAGTTCGACCTGCCCGGCTTCTGGGCGGAGCGGGCCGAGCAGTTCGCGCGGTCGATCCTGCGGGCCGAGGTGGTGGTACGGCTCTCCCCCGACGGGGTGCGGAGACTGCCGTACGCCGTCGATCCCGCCGCCGCCCGGGAGGCACTGGCGGCCGCGGGCGGCCCGGACGCGGACGGCTGGCTGACCCTGACCCTGCCCGTGGAGTCCGAGCAGGTGGCCCACTCGCAGCTCATGGGGCTAGGACCGGAGGTGGAGGTGCTGGCGCCGCAGAGCCTGCGGGCGCGTTTCGTCGACGACGTGGCACGGCTGGGCCGCCTGTACGGGACATAA
- the sucB gene encoding 2-oxoglutarate dehydrogenase, E2 component, dihydrolipoamide succinyltransferase has product MAVSVTLPALGESVTEGTVTRWLKAEGERVEADEPLLEVSTDKVDTEIPSPAAGVLASIKVAEDETVEVGAELAVIDDGTGAPAAAPAPAAEPVAEPAPEPAAAAPSTEQAAPAPAPTAEAASGGGSAEGTDVVLPALGESVTEGTVTRWLKEVGEEVAEDEPLLEVSTDKVDTEIPSPAAGVLLEIVVGEDETAEVGAKLAVIGAPGAAPAAAPAPAAPAPAPAAEAPAPAPAPAPAAPAPAPAPAPAPAPAPAPAPVQAAAPAPAPAPAAPAPVTPAPAPAATSGDDGAYVTPLVRKLAAENGVDLASVKGTGVGGRIRKQDVVAAAEAAKAAAAAPAPAAAAAPAPAAKKAPSLEASPLRGQTVKMPRIRKVIGDNMVKALHEQAQLSSVVEVDVTRLMKLRARAKDAFAAREGVKLSPMPFFVKAAAQALKAHAPINAKINEGEGTITYFDTENIGIAVDSEKGLMTPVIKHAGDLNIAGIAKATADLAGKVRANKITPDELSGATFTISNTGSRGALFDTIIVPPGQVAILGIGATVKRPAVIETEEGTVIGVRDMTYLTLSYDHRLVDGADAARYLTAVKAILEAGEFEVELGL; this is encoded by the coding sequence ATGGCGGTTTCCGTAACCCTTCCGGCGCTCGGCGAGAGCGTCACCGAGGGCACCGTCACCCGCTGGCTGAAGGCCGAGGGTGAGCGCGTAGAGGCCGACGAGCCGCTGCTCGAGGTCTCGACCGACAAGGTCGACACCGAGATCCCCTCCCCCGCCGCCGGCGTCCTGGCCTCCATCAAGGTCGCCGAGGACGAGACGGTCGAGGTCGGCGCCGAGCTGGCCGTGATCGACGACGGCACCGGCGCCCCCGCGGCCGCTCCGGCCCCGGCCGCCGAGCCGGTCGCCGAGCCCGCCCCGGAGCCGGCCGCGGCCGCTCCGTCCACCGAGCAGGCCGCCCCGGCGCCCGCTCCCACCGCCGAGGCCGCTTCCGGCGGCGGCTCCGCCGAGGGCACGGACGTCGTCCTGCCCGCGCTCGGCGAGTCCGTCACCGAGGGCACCGTGACCCGGTGGCTGAAGGAGGTCGGCGAGGAGGTCGCGGAGGACGAGCCCCTGCTCGAGGTCTCCACCGACAAGGTCGACACCGAGATCCCCTCCCCCGCCGCCGGTGTGCTGCTGGAGATCGTGGTCGGCGAGGACGAGACCGCCGAGGTCGGCGCCAAGCTCGCCGTCATCGGCGCCCCGGGCGCGGCTCCGGCCGCTGCCCCGGCCCCCGCCGCCCCGGCCCCGGCGCCCGCTGCCGAAGCTCCCGCGCCCGCCCCGGCTCCCGCCCCCGCGGCTCCGGCGCCCGCCCCGGCCCCCGCGCCGGCTCCGGCTCCGGCTCCGGCTCCGGCTCCGGTCCAGGCCGCTGCCCCCGCCCCGGCGCCCGCGCCGGCCGCTCCGGCTCCCGTCACCCCGGCCCCGGCCCCCGCCGCGACCTCCGGTGACGACGGCGCCTACGTGACCCCGCTGGTCCGCAAGCTCGCCGCCGAGAACGGCGTCGACCTGGCGAGCGTCAAGGGCACCGGCGTCGGCGGTCGTATCCGCAAGCAGGACGTCGTCGCCGCCGCCGAGGCCGCGAAGGCCGCCGCCGCTGCTCCGGCCCCCGCGGCCGCTGCCGCTCCGGCCCCCGCCGCCAAGAAGGCGCCGTCCCTGGAGGCCTCCCCCCTCCGTGGCCAGACCGTCAAGATGCCGCGCATCCGCAAGGTCATCGGCGACAACATGGTCAAGGCGCTGCACGAGCAGGCGCAGCTGTCCTCGGTCGTCGAGGTCGACGTCACCCGTCTGATGAAGCTGCGCGCCCGCGCCAAGGACGCGTTCGCGGCCCGTGAGGGCGTCAAGCTCTCCCCGATGCCGTTCTTCGTCAAGGCCGCGGCTCAGGCGCTGAAGGCGCACGCGCCGATCAACGCCAAGATCAACGAGGGCGAAGGCACGATCACCTACTTCGACACCGAGAACATCGGTATCGCGGTGGATTCCGAGAAGGGCCTGATGACCCCGGTCATCAAGCACGCGGGCGACCTCAACATCGCCGGCATCGCGAAGGCCACGGCGGACCTCGCCGGCAAGGTCCGCGCCAACAAGATCACGCCCGACGAGCTGTCCGGCGCGACCTTCACCATCTCCAACACCGGTTCGCGCGGTGCGCTCTTCGACACGATCATCGTGCCGCCGGGCCAGGTCGCGATCCTCGGCATCGGTGCCACGGTCAAGCGGCCGGCGGTCATCGAGACCGAGGAGGGCACGGTCATCGGCGTCCGCGACATGACCTACCTGACCCTCTCCTACGACCACCGTCTGGTGGACGGCGCCGACGCGGCCCGTTACCTGACCGCGGTCAAGGCGATCCTGGAGGCGGGCGAGTTCGAGGTCGAGCTCGGCCTGTAA
- a CDS encoding MarP family serine protease — protein sequence MDVLDILLMLVIAAYAASGYRRGLVAGCVSLAGFVGGAIVGVWVLPWMMDLVTPGSTAATVTAVLTVLAPAAVGHELAGRLALRLRRELDQGPLRVADGIGGAAANSVAVLIVAWVAASVLGASSSPLVTTAIRDSALLGAVQDSMPDTTPSWFSRATSALTEAGFPQVFNPFENESTAEVAKPTGDSVTAAATNAAKLSTVKIEGASGTQGREGSGFVYAPEHVMTNAHVVAGIDEPSVRIGGVGQPYEARVVLFDPDKDVAVLYVPELRAPVLRFDDSAERGDSAVVAGYPQDGDLNLQAATVAGRVKANGQNIYSDATVTREIYSIRSTVRPGNSGGPLLTTSGQVYGVVFARSTSDDETGYVLTADEVAGDAEKAASATAPVDTGELVTS from the coding sequence GTGGACGTGCTCGACATCCTGCTGATGCTGGTGATCGCCGCCTACGCGGCCTCCGGCTACCGGCGCGGCCTGGTGGCCGGCTGTGTCTCGCTCGCCGGCTTCGTCGGCGGCGCGATCGTGGGCGTGTGGGTGCTGCCGTGGATGATGGACCTGGTCACCCCGGGCAGCACCGCGGCGACGGTGACCGCGGTGCTGACCGTGCTGGCCCCGGCCGCCGTGGGCCACGAACTCGCGGGCCGGCTGGCGCTGCGGCTCAGGCGGGAACTGGACCAGGGGCCGCTCAGGGTCGCCGACGGCATCGGCGGCGCCGCAGCCAACTCGGTCGCCGTCCTCATCGTCGCCTGGGTCGCCGCGAGCGTCCTCGGCGCCTCCTCGTCCCCGCTGGTCACCACCGCCATCCGGGACTCCGCTCTGCTCGGCGCCGTACAGGACTCCATGCCGGACACCACCCCCTCGTGGTTCTCCCGCGCCACCTCCGCGCTCACCGAGGCCGGTTTCCCGCAGGTCTTCAACCCGTTCGAGAACGAGTCGACCGCCGAGGTCGCCAAGCCCACCGGCGACAGCGTGACCGCCGCCGCCACCAACGCCGCCAAGCTCAGCACCGTGAAGATCGAGGGCGCCTCCGGCACCCAGGGCCGCGAGGGCAGCGGATTCGTGTACGCGCCGGAGCACGTGATGACCAACGCCCACGTGGTGGCCGGCATCGACGAGCCCAGCGTCCGGATCGGCGGGGTCGGGCAGCCGTACGAGGCACGGGTCGTGCTGTTCGATCCGGACAAGGACGTGGCCGTGCTGTACGTCCCGGAGCTTCGCGCCCCGGTCCTGCGCTTCGACGACAGCGCCGAGCGGGGCGACTCCGCGGTGGTGGCCGGCTATCCGCAGGACGGCGACCTGAACCTCCAGGCGGCCACGGTCGCGGGCCGGGTGAAGGCGAACGGCCAGAACATCTACAGCGACGCCACCGTCACCCGCGAGATCTACTCGATCCGCTCGACCGTCCGCCCCGGCAACTCCGGCGGCCCCCTGCTGACCACCTCCGGCCAGGTCTACGGCGTGGTCTTCGCCCGCTCCACCTCCGACGACGAGACGGGCTACGTGCTGACCGCCGACGAGGTCGCCGGCGACGCCGAGAAGGCGGCGAGCGCCACGGCACCGGTGGACACGGGCGAGCTGGTCACGTCGTAG
- a CDS encoding GntR family transcriptional regulator, translating into MTAPVVHSLREQIREHIVEGIVSGRWQPGERIVERRIATELEVSQTPVREALRELESLRLIESAPNKGVRVRNLTAADLEESYPVRAGLEAIAAELAAERLAQDCSALEPHVAALYEADRDSDGTGQVRHTVGFHRELVRAAGNSVLLHTWEGLGIEVFTALSIRWLGTVQQSYAEEHEELVAAFKRRDPRIPEIVKAHVLGCAPRA; encoded by the coding sequence ATGACCGCGCCCGTCGTCCACTCGCTGCGCGAACAGATCCGCGAGCACATCGTGGAGGGGATCGTCAGCGGGCGCTGGCAGCCGGGCGAGCGGATCGTGGAACGCCGGATCGCGACCGAGCTGGAGGTCAGCCAGACGCCGGTGCGGGAGGCGCTGCGCGAGCTGGAGTCGCTGCGGCTGATCGAGTCGGCGCCGAACAAGGGCGTGCGGGTGCGCAACCTGACGGCGGCCGACCTGGAGGAGAGCTACCCGGTCCGGGCAGGGCTGGAGGCGATCGCGGCGGAGCTGGCGGCGGAGCGGCTGGCGCAGGACTGCTCGGCGCTGGAGCCTCATGTCGCCGCGCTGTACGAGGCCGACCGGGACTCGGACGGCACCGGGCAGGTGCGGCACACGGTGGGCTTCCACCGCGAACTGGTCCGGGCGGCGGGCAACTCGGTGCTGCTGCACACCTGGGAAGGGCTCGGCATCGAGGTCTTCACGGCCCTGTCGATCCGCTGGCTGGGGACGGTTCAGCAGTCGTACGCGGAGGAGCACGAGGAGCTGGTGGCGGCCTTCAAGCGCCGGGACCCGCGGATCCCGGAGATCGTGAAGGCGCATGTCCTGGGGTGCGCTCCGCGGGCCTGA
- a CDS encoding DUF4240 domain-containing protein yields MDETEFWELVDATREAAEGDPEEQTDLLVNRLLALDPDMVLDFARHFEARFNRAYTWDLWGAAWILLDGASDDAFDFFRCWLIGQGREVYEGAVHDPDSLADLLADFDEEIDGDGEELGYAADEAYEQLTGTVAPDLGIPPAPSEPLGAPVDLENDRVLAERYPKLWERFRG; encoded by the coding sequence ATGGACGAGACGGAGTTCTGGGAGCTGGTGGACGCCACCCGCGAGGCCGCCGAGGGTGACCCCGAGGAGCAGACCGACCTGCTCGTGAACCGGCTCCTCGCGCTGGACCCGGACATGGTCCTCGACTTCGCCCGTCACTTCGAGGCCCGCTTCAACCGCGCGTACACCTGGGACCTGTGGGGCGCCGCCTGGATCCTGCTGGACGGGGCGAGCGACGACGCCTTCGACTTCTTCCGGTGCTGGCTGATCGGCCAGGGCCGCGAGGTGTACGAGGGGGCGGTGCACGATCCCGACTCGCTCGCCGATCTCCTGGCCGACTTCGACGAGGAGATCGACGGCGACGGCGAGGAGCTGGGGTACGCGGCCGACGAGGCCTACGAGCAGCTCACCGGGACGGTCGCTCCCGACCTGGGCATTCCGCCGGCGCCGTCCGAGCCGCTGGGTGCGCCGGTCGACCTGGAGAACGACCGGGTGCTGGCGGAGCGGTATCCCAAGTTGTGGGAGCGGTTCAGGGGTTGA
- the aceE gene encoding pyruvate dehydrogenase (acetyl-transferring), homodimeric type, translated as MTDPNAIQPSELDQLPDRDPEETAEWQASLDAVTKAAGPHRAAYLMRRTLERAEGNGIALPKLLETDYVNTIPTAAEPDLPGDPAMEARITAWNRWNAAAMVTRGSKYGVGGHIATFASAAWLYETGFNHFFKGKEADGSGDQLYIQGHASPGIYARAFLDGRLDEHHLDHFRRESGGDGLPSYPHPRRLPWLWEFPTVSMGLGPLSAIYQARFNRYLTNRGIKDVSASHVWAFLGDGEMDEPESTAALALASREGLDNLTFVINCNLQRLDGPVRANFKIVQELEAQFRGAGWNVIKTLWGNAWDELFRLDTTGALVRRLREVPDAQVQTYQTRDAAYIRQDFFGKDPALVEMAKLLSDDKILECFHFSRGGHEARKVYAAYKAAVEFKGAPTVILAQTVKGHTLGEGFASKNANHQMKKLSVDEFKNMRDLLELPIKDSDFVEGVVPYGHPGADSPEVRYLQERRAALGGPAPARRVHPVAPLPAPAEKAFASFDKGSGSQNVATTMAFVRLIKDLVRDKETGKRWVPIVPDEARTFGMESLFPSLGIYSPKGQTYEPVDRDQLMYYKEAKNGQILNEGITEAGSMADFIAASTSYATHGEAMIPFYIFYSMFGWQRTADQMWQLGDQLGRGFLVGATAGRTTLTGEGLQHADGHSPVIAATNPAALTYDPAFAYEVAAIVKDGLRRMYGEAAPGEDPNVFYYLTVYNEPLPQPAKPSGLGIDEGIVKGLYRFNTAESAGLSPVANAPRIQLLGSGTAIHWVLKAQRMLAEEWGVAADVWSATSFTELRRDALDADAALLRGEERVPYVRQALHGAEGPVLAVSDYMRQVPDQIAQWVEQDWSSLGADGFGLSDTREDARRHFGVDAESVVVAALAQLARRGEVKATAVKEAREKYGL; from the coding sequence ATGACCGACCCCAACGCCATCCAGCCCAGCGAGCTCGACCAGCTCCCCGACCGGGACCCCGAGGAGACCGCCGAATGGCAGGCCTCCCTGGACGCGGTCACCAAGGCGGCCGGCCCGCACCGCGCCGCGTACCTGATGCGCCGCACGCTGGAGAGGGCGGAGGGCAACGGCATCGCGCTGCCGAAGCTCCTCGAGACGGACTACGTCAACACCATCCCCACCGCCGCCGAGCCGGACCTGCCCGGTGACCCGGCGATGGAGGCCCGCATCACCGCGTGGAACCGCTGGAACGCGGCCGCGATGGTCACCCGCGGCTCCAAATACGGCGTCGGCGGCCACATCGCCACCTTCGCCTCCGCGGCCTGGCTCTACGAGACGGGCTTCAACCACTTCTTCAAGGGCAAGGAGGCCGACGGGTCCGGCGACCAGCTCTACATCCAGGGCCACGCCTCCCCCGGCATCTACGCCCGCGCCTTCCTCGACGGCCGGCTGGACGAGCACCACCTCGACCACTTCCGCCGCGAGTCCGGCGGCGACGGCCTCCCGTCGTACCCGCACCCCCGCCGCCTGCCCTGGCTGTGGGAGTTCCCGACGGTCTCCATGGGTCTCGGCCCGCTCTCCGCGATCTACCAGGCGCGCTTCAACCGCTACCTGACCAACCGCGGCATCAAGGACGTCTCCGCGTCCCACGTCTGGGCCTTCCTCGGCGACGGCGAGATGGACGAGCCGGAGTCCACGGCGGCCCTCGCGCTCGCCTCCCGCGAGGGTCTGGACAACCTGACCTTCGTCATCAACTGCAACCTCCAGCGCCTCGACGGCCCGGTCCGCGCGAACTTCAAGATCGTGCAGGAGCTGGAGGCCCAGTTCCGCGGCGCCGGCTGGAACGTCATCAAGACGCTGTGGGGCAACGCCTGGGACGAGCTGTTCCGCCTCGACACCACGGGCGCCCTCGTACGACGGCTCCGCGAGGTGCCGGACGCGCAGGTGCAGACGTACCAGACGCGCGACGCGGCCTACATCCGCCAGGACTTCTTCGGCAAGGACCCGGCGCTCGTCGAGATGGCGAAGCTGCTGTCCGACGACAAGATCCTCGAGTGCTTCCACTTCTCGCGCGGTGGCCACGAGGCGCGCAAGGTGTACGCCGCCTACAAGGCCGCCGTCGAGTTCAAGGGCGCGCCGACCGTGATCCTGGCCCAGACGGTCAAGGGCCACACCCTCGGCGAGGGCTTCGCGTCGAAGAACGCCAACCACCAGATGAAGAAGCTCTCGGTGGACGAGTTCAAGAACATGCGCGACCTGCTCGAACTGCCCATCAAGGACAGCGACTTCGTCGAGGGCGTGGTCCCCTACGGCCACCCGGGCGCCGACTCCCCCGAGGTCCGCTACCTCCAGGAGCGCCGGGCCGCCCTCGGTGGCCCCGCCCCGGCCCGCCGCGTCCACCCGGTGGCCCCGCTGCCCGCCCCCGCCGAGAAGGCGTTCGCCTCCTTCGACAAGGGCTCCGGCTCGCAGAACGTCGCCACCACCATGGCCTTCGTCCGTCTGATCAAGGACCTGGTCCGCGACAAGGAGACGGGCAAGCGCTGGGTGCCGATCGTCCCCGACGAGGCGCGCACCTTCGGCATGGAGAGCCTCTTCCCGTCCCTGGGCATCTACTCCCCCAAGGGCCAGACGTACGAGCCGGTCGACCGCGACCAGCTGATGTACTACAAGGAGGCCAAGAACGGCCAGATCCTCAACGAGGGGATCACCGAGGCCGGTTCGATGGCCGACTTCATCGCCGCTTCGACGTCGTACGCGACGCACGGCGAGGCGATGATCCCGTTCTACATCTTCTACTCGATGTTCGGCTGGCAGCGCACGGCCGACCAGATGTGGCAGCTCGGCGACCAGCTGGGCCGCGGCTTCCTGGTGGGTGCCACCGCGGGCCGCACCACGCTGACCGGCGAGGGCCTCCAGCACGCGGACGGTCACTCGCCGGTGATCGCGGCGACGAACCCGGCGGCGCTGACGTACGACCCGGCGTTCGCCTACGAGGTCGCCGCGATCGTGAAGGACGGCCTGCGCCGCATGTACGGCGAGGCGGCCCCGGGTGAGGACCCGAACGTCTTCTACTACCTGACGGTCTACAACGAGCCGCTCCCGCAGCCGGCGAAGCCGTCCGGGCTCGGTATCGACGAGGGCATCGTCAAGGGCCTGTACCGCTTCAACACCGCGGAGTCCGCGGGCCTGTCCCCGGTCGCGAACGCCCCCCGCATCCAGCTGCTGGGCTCCGGCACCGCGATCCACTGGGTGCTCAAGGCGCAGCGGATGCTGGCCGAGGAGTGGGGCGTGGCGGCCGACGTGTGGTCCGCGACCTCCTTCACCGAGCTGCGCCGTGACGCGCTGGACGCCGACGCGGCCCTGCTGCGCGGCGAGGAGCGGGTGCCGTACGTCCGCCAGGCGCTGCACGGCGCCGAGGGCCCGGTGCTCGCGGTCTCCGACTACATGCGCCAGGTCCCGGACCAGATCGCGCAGTGGGTCGAGCAGGACTGGTCCTCGCTGGGCGCGGACGGCTTCGGCCTCTCCGACACCCGCGAGGACGCCCGCCGCCACTTCGGCGTCGACGCCGAGTCGGTCGTCGTCGCGGCCCTGGCCCAGCTGGCCCGCCGCGGCGAGGTCAAGGCGACGGCGGTGAAGGAAGCGCGGGAGAAGTACGGGCTGTAG